From the Microplitis mediator isolate UGA2020A chromosome 6, iyMicMedi2.1, whole genome shotgun sequence genome, one window contains:
- the LOC130669658 gene encoding uncharacterized protein LOC130669658: protein MIRPVTAIVCLFVIISLVAITLYFTIRQPSDNAINKVVDDPKEEKFKNNVKSASSLLRNLRSVEYCQPIVDEANDHDFINKLLRRLKIVNLQDDGSIGKLSNFACSISHHYANTNKNVNYKVCLEKIINYIYDELFQDFNPQYVSMNYYKYAEKYARIFLLYGYHLENDGTAGLYEEQCHPVIVKLLPKLNYIVDANSFEDVDFLWINTTRLLTNYLCDKDQYDKDVKSPEMTTFRSSVDSNAAKDYSDTLYLGKEYDFYFRLYKIIVESL from the coding sequence ATGATCAGACCTGTAACTGcaattgtttgtttgtttgtaattatttcattggtaGCCATAACATTATACTTCACTATTCGTCAGCCGAGTGATAATGCAATCAATAAAGTCGTCGATGAtccaaaagaagaaaaattcaaaaataacgtAAAATCAGCATCATCATTACTTCGCAATCTTCGGAGTGTAGAGTATTGTCAACCCATCGTTGATGAAGCAAATGATCatgattttatcaataaattattgagaCGTCTTAAAATTGTGAATTTACAAGATGATGGATCAATaggaaaattaagtaatttcgCTTGCAGTATATCACATCACTATgcaaatacaaataaaaacgtaaattataaagtttgtcttgagaaaataattaattatatttatgatgAATTGTTTCAAGATTTTAACCCACAGTACGTAAGCATGAATTATTATAAGTATGCTGAAAAGTATGcaagaatttttcttttatacggGTATCATTTGGAAAACGATGGAACAGCCGGCCTCTATGAAGAACAATGTCATCCCGTTATCGTCAAATTGTTGCcgaaattgaattatattGTTGATGCTAATAGCTTTGAGGATGTTGATTTTCTTTGGATTAATACAACCCGCCTGTTAACTAATTATCTCTGCGATAAAGACCAGTATGATAAAGATGTAAAGAGTCCTGAAATGACAACATTTCGTAGTTCAGTTGATTCAAATGCAGCAAAAGATTATAGTGATACGTTATATTTAGGTAAGGAGTACGACTTTTACTTTAGATTGTATAAGATTATAGTTGAAAGCTTATAA